In Deltaproteobacteria bacterium, the genomic window AGCGTTGGCATAGAGGCTGTCATACATGGCAGATGCAGCGGTCGGCAGCGCGAGAAAGCAGAGAACAATCATTACCGTTAGTAGCTGTAGAGACTTTTTCATCTTCATATCTCCTCCTTTCAGGTTTTATTCAACAACAGGTTCACGAAACAGTAAAACGTTCCCTCCTTTCTCTTCTCTGAAAAATGTTTGATAGCTGTCATATTAAAAAATCTTGTCCTCGTATATTGCTTGAAACGAAATAAAATTTAAGTTACTGGTATTATTATATATTCTTCCGGAAATCGTTTTCGCCGGAAGTGCCCCGGAATGTGAAAAAAAGGTATTCTAATCCTCAAGTTACGTCATCGGGTTACAGGCAGGCTAACAAAGGAAAACGGCTTTGTCAATAATATTTATGGGTTTTTGAACTATTTTTCTCTTTTTTCGGTCCCTCAGCGGGAAAAACGTCTGCACCCCGTCCCTCTGCTGAGCAGATACTCGAAAAGCACTTGAAGTAAGAAAAGGGATTGGTTATAAAAAATGTATATTTTCCCGCAGACTTGACGCGGGACAGGTTGAACGGGGATGGTTTTTGAGCCTCGAGAATGCGCGCAGTACATACTAGGGAGCAAGGCGGATTCATATGAAAAGAGCATGGAAAAACATTCTGGTGATTGACCTCTGCCTTTTCTGGTTGCTGGCGTCTGTGGCCTTCTGCGGCCAGAAGGAAGGAGGGGAGCGTATTCTGGGGCTCCGTGAGTGCGTGGATCTTGCCATCAAGAACGACCCGGACATCATTGATACGAAGGGCCAGATTCACATAGGGGAGCTCACCGCGAAAGAGGCGAAGAAGGATCTCATCCTGCCCACCCTCAACCTGGGCATGACCTATGGGCCCAAGCTGGATTTTTTCGGGAGGCCCATTGCCACCGACAGCATTTATTTGAGCACGGCGAGCGTGGAGAAGCCGCTGTACCGGGGCGGGGAGCTTATCAATGCGTACCGGCTGGGCCGGAAAATGACCGAGCGTGCCAAATTCGACCTTTTCAGAAGGCAGGCCGGTATAACGGAAACCACCGCAAAGGCGTATTACGATCTCCTCTCGGCCCAGGAAAACGTCCGCTACAACGAGGAACTCGACGAGCAGGCAAAACAGACGGTCGCCCTGCTCAAGGAGAAGTTCGCCATGGGTGTTGCCCTGCGGGTGGACGTGCTCGAGGCGGAAGGCAGAAGGAACAATATCAGGTACCGCCTCATCAGCGCCAGGAACGACCTGGTGGAGGCAAAGGGGAAGATGAATGTGCTCATGGGCAGAGACCCTGAGAGCGACATTCTGGTGCGGGAGGAGTTTCCGGTTCCGCCGCTCAAGGCCGATGTGAAGACCCTGACCGCCACGGCCCTGGAGCAACGCCCCGACCTGCTGTACCAGAAAGAAGACGCGGCCTTCAACCAGCTCAAGATCGCCCTCGGCGAGAGCAGCCGGTATCCCCACCTGAGCCTGGTGGGGAGTTATTCCTGGGAGGGGGACCAGTTCCCCGGTGAGGAAAAGGAATGGGCGGTGGGCGTCAAGCTCACCTTTTCTCTGTTTGACAGCACCCTGAGTTCTTCTGTCGCGCGGAACCGTCTTCTGGAGAACCGCTTCAACTTC contains:
- a CDS encoding TolC family protein, which translates into the protein MKRAWKNILVIDLCLFWLLASVAFCGQKEGGERILGLRECVDLAIKNDPDIIDTKGQIHIGELTAKEAKKDLILPTLNLGMTYGPKLDFFGRPIATDSIYLSTASVEKPLYRGGELINAYRLGRKMTERAKFDLFRRQAGITETTAKAYYDLLSAQENVRYNEELDEQAKQTVALLKEKFAMGVALRVDVLEAEGRRNNIRYRLISARNDLVEAKGKMNVLMGRDPESDILVREEFPVPPLKADVKTLTATALEQRPDLLYQKEDAAFNQLKIALGESSRYPHLSLVGSYSWEGDQFPGEEKEWAVGVKLTFSLFDSTLSSSVARNRLLENRFNFVGTAANYDSKSVNLSLFDGSSKKIDVEKARAAYRLAKNRLAQAKRNAAADVQEAINRLSEAEALLETTRSMVAYSKEKLKLLEKRLQLRETTELDVLDARTRLADAQVRYLKSLYAKAVDVVSLYRATGKRLQWKETPK